A segment of the uncultured Desulfobulbus sp. genome:
CAACCTCGGGACCATCGCCCACTCGGGTTCTCAGCATTTTTTTGAAGAGCTGGCAGAGGCTGCCAAAAAAGACGTCAGTCTGATCGGTCAGTTTGGTGTCGGCTTTTACTCTGTGTTCATGGCTGCCAAGGCGGTCAAAGTGCAGACGCGTTCCTGGAATGGGGAAGAGGGCTGGGAGTGGGCCTCCGATGGTGGCGGTACCTATACCATCAGCCCCTGTACCGGGTTGCATCGCGGAACCAAGATTGTGATCGAGCTCAAAGAGGATGCCGAGACCTACGCCTCCAAGTACACCATCGAGCGCATCATTCAGCAGTACTCCACCTTTGTGCCCTTTCCGGTCAAGGTTGAAGGGAAAAAGGTGAATACGGTTCAAGCGATCTGGAGCCGCTCCAAAAGTGAGATCAGCGAGGAAGAGTACACCGAGTTTTATAAGTTCATCGCCACTGCTGTGGATGAGCCCCTCTTTCGTCTTCACTTCTCTGCCGATGCTCCCCTGGCCATCAACGCCCTTGTCTATGTGCCCAAAGATAATTTTGAGGTTCTGGGCATGGGACGCATGGATCCGGGCGTCAACCTCTACTGCCAGAAGGTCCTGATTGACCAGCACAGCGAAAACATTCTCCCTGAGTGGCTGCGTTTCTTGAAAGGTGTGGTCGATTCCGAGGATCTGCCGCTGAACATCTCTCGTCAGTCCCTGCAGGATAACGCCATGGTTCACAAGCTGCGTAAGGTGGTGACCAAGCGGGTGATCAAGTTTCTGGCTGAGGAGGCAAAACGTGATGGCGATAAGTACCTCACCTTCTGGAAGACCTTTGGCCTTTTTATCAAAGAGGGCGTGACCTCGGATTTCGAGCATCGCAATGATCTGGCCAAACTGCTGCGTTTTGAATCATCGGTGAGTGAGGCCGGCAAGATGATTTCTCTGGACGAGTATGTGGAGCGCATGCGTGAGGGCCAGGACAAAATCTACTATATTAACGGGCCCAGTAGAGAGGCCATTGAAAACGGTCCGTACATCGAGATGTTCAAAAAGCGGGGCGTGGAGATTTTCTACACCCTGGAGCCCATCGATGATTTTGTGATGAACCACCTGGGTGAGTACGACGGCAAGAAACTGGTCTCTGCTGATCGTGCCGATCTTGACCTGCCTGAAACCGGTGAAACCACTCCGGAACCTGAGAACGCAGAAACGGGCGAGCCTCTGGACAACAAGTCCATCGAGAGCCTCTGCTCCTGGATGAAAGAGACCCTGGGCGACCGGGTTCAGAACGTAAAAACTTCCAGCCGCCTGGTAGACAGCCCGGCCATGATCGTCAATGTCGATGGACATATGACATCCTCCATGGAGCGTATCCTCAAAGCCTCTGGCCAGAACGAAGCTTTTGG
Coding sequences within it:
- the htpG gene encoding molecular chaperone HtpG; translated protein: MADAQVETKQFQAETRKVLDIVINSLYTERDIFVRELVSNAADALEKFRHQSLVEKVEFDAHVPLEISIDCDDKNNTLTIADSGIGMTREELETNLGTIAHSGSQHFFEELAEAAKKDVSLIGQFGVGFYSVFMAAKAVKVQTRSWNGEEGWEWASDGGGTYTISPCTGLHRGTKIVIELKEDAETYASKYTIERIIQQYSTFVPFPVKVEGKKVNTVQAIWSRSKSEISEEEYTEFYKFIATAVDEPLFRLHFSADAPLAINALVYVPKDNFEVLGMGRMDPGVNLYCQKVLIDQHSENILPEWLRFLKGVVDSEDLPLNISRQSLQDNAMVHKLRKVVTKRVIKFLAEEAKRDGDKYLTFWKTFGLFIKEGVTSDFEHRNDLAKLLRFESSVSEAGKMISLDEYVERMREGQDKIYYINGPSREAIENGPYIEMFKKRGVEIFYTLEPIDDFVMNHLGEYDGKKLVSADRADLDLPETGETTPEPENAETGEPLDNKSIESLCSWMKETLGDRVQNVKTSSRLVDSPAMIVNVDGHMTSSMERILKASGQNEAFGMGSKKDMEINSKSPLIKQLAVLKESEAEFAKDVVEQLYDNAMIQAGLMVDPMVMVKRNYRILERAAGSEK